The DNA sequence CGGCAGGAGGAACGCAGGAACGTGGCGAAGTACTACCCGTCGGCGCCGCAGCCCAGGATGTGGTTCAGCACGTCGCGGATCTCCTGCGTGGAGACGCCGCGTTCGTCCAGCAGGCCCTGCAGGAACAGGCCGTCGACGGCGGCGACGGCCGCGCGCACGGCGGTGGGGTCCGAGGTGCAGCGGGCGGCGGTTTCGGTGAGGGCGGCGAGGTAGCGGCGCACCACGGGGCGCAGGGCGGGACGGCGCACGGCCAGGAGGGTGAGTTCGTACTCGGCCAGCACGCGGCACCGGTCGGCGCCGCTGCCGTCGGCGACGACGGCGGCCAGAGCGGCGGCGACGTCGGAGCCGCCCTCGGCCAGGGCGTTCAGCTGCTCGACGTAGGTGTCGGTCACCGAGGTCAGGGCGGCGACCAGCAGGTCGTCGAGCGTCGCGAAGTGGTAGACCGCCGAGCTCGCGGGTACGCCGGCCTCGCGCGCGACCGCGCGGTGGGTGACACCGGCCACGCCCTCCGCTTCGACCACGCGCAGGGTCGCCGAGATCAGCTCGGCCCGGCGGCGCTCGCCGCGGGCCCGGCGGCCGTCGGCGCTTGTGCGGGGGTTCAGTGCGCTGCCCCCAGTTCCAGGGCGAGCACCCCCGCGATGACCAGGGCGATGCCTCCCGCCTGTATCCAGGTGAGGCTGTCGCCGAGGAACACGGCGCCGATGACCGCC is a window from the Streptomonospora litoralis genome containing:
- a CDS encoding TetR/AcrR family transcriptional regulator, with translation MNPRTSADGRRARGERRRAELISATLRVVEAEGVAGVTHRAVAREAGVPASSAVYHFATLDDLLVAALTSVTDTYVEQLNALAEGGSDVAAALAAVVADGSGADRCRVLAEYELTLLAVRRPALRPVVRRYLAALTETAARCTSDPTAVRAAVAAVDGLFLQGLLDERGVSTQEIRDVLNHILGCGADG